In bacterium, a single window of DNA contains:
- a CDS encoding arsenate reductase ArsC produces MSAREKIKILFLCTGNSCRSQMAEGWCRHLRSDTIEAYSAGVESHGLNPRAVRVMAEAGIDISGQRSKLVDELMNIPFDYVVTLCDHARESCPFFPGRVRQVHRSFEDPPALALHSGTEEEALGHYRRIRDEIRDFITTLPESLEK; encoded by the coding sequence ATGAGCGCTCGTGAAAAAATCAAAATCCTTTTCCTCTGTACCGGCAACTCCTGCCGCAGCCAGATGGCCGAAGGATGGTGCCGTCACCTCAGGAGCGACACCATCGAGGCATATTCCGCCGGTGTCGAATCTCACGGTCTCAATCCCCGGGCTGTCAGGGTCATGGCTGAAGCCGGAATCGATATATCCGGCCAGCGCTCAAAATTAGTCGACGAACTCATGAATATACCCTTCGATTATGTGGTGACACTGTGCGATCATGCCCGTGAGAGTTGCCCGTTTTTCCCCGGCAGGGTGCGTCAGGTTCACCGTAGTTTCGAGGATCCCCCGGCGCTTGCGCTTCACTCCGGAACCGAAGAGGAGGCGCTCGGCCACTATCGCCGTATCCGCGACGAGATCAGGGATTTCATCACAACGTTACCGGAATCTCTCGAAAAATAG